The following proteins come from a genomic window of Pyxidicoccus sp. MSG2:
- a CDS encoding LysR substrate-binding domain-containing protein: MTRVGVRERERAGPALHEALAAVEEVQEGMSHVAGTLRLTVPRIAVPLVIEPVVPGLLARHPELSVDVSVDGRNVDIVADGYDAGVRLSEFIEKDLVGPCGCPHRSASSWWALPRTSRARDGRGGPGICWGLTASASA, encoded by the coding sequence GTGACCCGGGTCGGCGTGCGAGAGCGGGAGCGTGCGGGCCCCGCGTTGCACGAGGCCCTGGCCGCGGTGGAGGAGGTGCAGGAGGGGATGTCCCATGTGGCCGGCACGCTGCGGCTGACGGTGCCGCGCATCGCGGTGCCGCTCGTCATCGAGCCGGTGGTGCCGGGGCTGCTGGCCCGCCATCCGGAGTTGTCGGTGGACGTGTCCGTGGACGGCCGCAACGTGGACATCGTCGCGGACGGCTACGACGCCGGCGTGCGCCTGAGCGAGTTCATCGAGAAGGACCTGGTGGGGCCGTGCGGGTGTCCCCACCGGTCCGCTTCATCATGGTGGGCGCTCCCGCGTACCTCGCGCGCAAGGGACGGCCGCGGCGGCCCGGGGATTTGCTGGGGCCTGACTGCATCGGCTTCCGCATGA
- a CDS encoding ADYC domain-containing protein, translated as MRRFIRPALGAWAVIMGGLSASMARADPPPQSDQGTRLHGTGAVEDAHVNIRLEPTTPPPGCQSVTLEKGGFKAQACVPTDFAGATFTSVDGDWTFKVNSVHTHESIYQDCTPPSVWLQDTTWEYDVTVSRGSRSSKLCPDGSGALAVPLMWAPGVPPEAWTVRPPTPVENTFTFACVPRPVAQGSCEFTGGGVIAKCIDWGYPPWEHMGQSLTGQFLVGDTVAMKQLSGNKTEAQSFHQACLRMATADYCGVGQSNTLDGTPIAFYDTKYVPLGAPNSPAPGDAPIVTTLAEPDNDLAFEAAWADCRLLERPVANSACDTIEKLRLGFGAVCLSKKRWSSLPVAGTCFDPKAFQGASKPDMAGKPCEDYTEAELEAHGARFFSFSRFLDTGLYRFTKVNAPAASITTTKYDVPSAFPSPGTVSLKAGIDPGQPYHFTRFEGAILSRKLSPALQTRFNLRGLYRCVSQTQSGLHYLLNTTSTAFPEDACAPLPHGRLDTLHVNAPEEALEGFVSQLSMGFSDTELLLWRDVNGNFITATVQPGSSWTNAGSLGFIPGNN; from the coding sequence ATGCGACGATTCATCAGACCCGCGTTGGGGGCGTGGGCGGTCATCATGGGAGGGCTGTCTGCCTCCATGGCCAGGGCCGATCCCCCTCCGCAGAGCGACCAGGGCACCCGCCTCCACGGCACCGGCGCCGTGGAGGACGCGCACGTCAACATCCGGCTCGAACCCACCACGCCGCCACCGGGCTGCCAGTCCGTCACCCTGGAAAAGGGCGGCTTCAAGGCCCAGGCCTGCGTTCCGACGGACTTCGCCGGAGCCACCTTCACATCGGTGGATGGCGACTGGACCTTCAAGGTCAACTCCGTCCACACCCACGAGAGCATCTACCAGGACTGCACGCCACCGAGCGTGTGGCTGCAGGACACGACCTGGGAATACGACGTGACGGTGTCCCGCGGCAGCCGCTCCTCGAAGCTGTGCCCCGACGGAAGCGGCGCGCTGGCCGTGCCCCTGATGTGGGCGCCGGGCGTGCCTCCCGAGGCGTGGACGGTCCGTCCCCCTACCCCGGTGGAGAACACCTTCACCTTCGCCTGTGTCCCCAGGCCCGTCGCGCAGGGGAGCTGCGAGTTCACGGGGGGCGGCGTCATCGCCAAGTGCATCGACTGGGGCTACCCGCCCTGGGAGCACATGGGCCAGTCGCTGACCGGGCAGTTCCTCGTCGGTGACACCGTCGCCATGAAGCAGCTGTCAGGGAACAAGACCGAGGCACAGAGCTTCCACCAGGCGTGCCTGCGCATGGCCACCGCGGACTACTGCGGCGTGGGCCAGAGCAACACGCTGGATGGCACGCCCATCGCCTTCTACGACACGAAGTACGTGCCCCTCGGCGCACCGAATTCCCCCGCGCCAGGCGACGCCCCCATCGTCACCACCCTCGCGGAGCCCGACAATGACCTCGCCTTCGAGGCCGCCTGGGCGGACTGCAGGTTGCTCGAGAGGCCCGTCGCGAACTCGGCCTGCGACACCATCGAGAAGCTCCGCCTGGGCTTCGGCGCGGTGTGCCTGAGCAAGAAGCGCTGGTCCAGCCTCCCCGTCGCCGGCACCTGCTTCGACCCCAAGGCCTTCCAGGGTGCCTCCAAGCCGGACATGGCGGGCAAGCCGTGCGAGGACTACACGGAAGCGGAGCTGGAGGCGCATGGAGCGCGGTTCTTCTCCTTCTCGCGCTTCCTCGACACGGGCCTCTACCGGTTCACCAAGGTCAATGCCCCGGCGGCCTCCATCACCACGACGAAGTACGACGTACCCTCGGCCTTCCCCTCGCCCGGCACCGTGAGCCTGAAGGCCGGAATCGACCCGGGCCAGCCCTATCACTTCACCCGGTTCGAGGGGGCCATCCTCTCCCGGAAGCTCTCGCCGGCGCTGCAGACCCGGTTCAACCTCAGGGGTCTCTATCGCTGCGTGAGCCAGACCCAGAGCGGACTTCACTACCTCCTCAACACCACGAGCACCGCCTTCCCGGAGGACGCCTGTGCTCCTCTGCCCCACGGGAGGCTGGACACCCTCCATGTGAATGCCCCCGAGGAGGCGCTGGAAGGCTTCGTCTCGCAGCTGAGCATGGGCTTCTCGGACACGGAGTTGCTCCTGTGGCGCGACGTGAATGGGAACTTCATCACGGCGACGGTGCAGCCAGGCTCCTCGTGGACGAACGCCGGGTCCCTCGGGTTCATCCCCGGCAACAACTGA
- a CDS encoding MDR family MFS transporter, giving the protein MTGALREAIREMAGGLPRTYWVLWTGTLVNRLGSFVVPFLALYLTRERGYSVAQAGLVVSLYGAGTVLAGPLGGTLADKVGRRFTLAAGLWLGSGGMLFLGFAREPQWIAVAAFTLGVLGELYRPAVSAAIADVVPPLDRARAYSLFYWVINLGFSISLPLAGLMTRFGYVALFIADAITTFVYGCCVWLFLPETRPPRQATAAGTAAHSSLLAPFKDPTFLAFGLPIFAVALIFFQGQVALPLDLGQKGLTPAQFGSVLAVNGVLIVVLQPFTGRRVGRMRRAHALALAGVLTGVGFGLHTLSANMGLAILAVVVWTLGEIAQAPVASTVVADLAPAELRGSYQGAYHMLWGLAACAAPAVGGQVLGRFGATSLWLGCLVVGVAAAGWHLAIAGARRRRLDTLRTLRPEVSASAD; this is encoded by the coding sequence ATGACCGGCGCGCTGCGCGAGGCGATACGGGAGATGGCCGGCGGGCTGCCCCGCACGTACTGGGTGCTGTGGACGGGCACGCTCGTCAACCGACTGGGCAGCTTCGTGGTGCCCTTCCTCGCCCTCTACCTCACGCGCGAGCGCGGCTACTCCGTGGCGCAGGCGGGCCTCGTCGTCTCGCTGTACGGAGCGGGCACGGTGCTCGCCGGGCCGCTGGGCGGCACGCTCGCGGACAAGGTGGGCCGCCGCTTCACGCTGGCCGCCGGCCTCTGGCTGGGCTCGGGCGGCATGCTCTTCCTCGGCTTCGCCCGCGAGCCCCAATGGATTGCCGTGGCCGCCTTCACGCTCGGCGTCCTCGGAGAGCTGTACCGGCCCGCGGTGTCCGCCGCCATCGCGGACGTGGTGCCGCCCCTGGACAGGGCCCGCGCCTACAGCCTCTTCTACTGGGTCATCAACCTGGGCTTCTCCATCTCCCTCCCGCTGGCCGGGCTGATGACCCGCTTCGGCTACGTGGCGCTCTTCATCGCCGACGCCATCACCACCTTCGTCTACGGCTGCTGCGTCTGGCTGTTCCTCCCGGAGACGCGTCCCCCACGCCAGGCCACCGCGGCAGGCACCGCCGCGCACAGCTCGCTGCTCGCGCCCTTCAAGGACCCCACCTTCCTCGCCTTCGGCCTGCCCATCTTCGCGGTGGCCCTCATCTTCTTCCAGGGACAGGTGGCGCTGCCGCTGGACCTGGGCCAGAAGGGGCTGACGCCGGCGCAGTTCGGCTCGGTGCTCGCCGTCAACGGCGTCCTCATCGTCGTGCTGCAGCCCTTCACGGGCCGGCGGGTGGGCCGCATGCGCCGGGCCCATGCGCTGGCCCTGGCCGGGGTGCTCACCGGCGTGGGCTTCGGGCTGCACACGCTCTCGGCCAACATGGGGCTGGCCATTCTCGCCGTGGTGGTGTGGACGCTGGGAGAGATTGCCCAGGCTCCGGTGGCCTCCACCGTGGTGGCGGACCTCGCTCCGGCCGAGCTGCGCGGCAGCTACCAGGGCGCCTACCACATGCTCTGGGGGCTGGCCGCCTGTGCCGCGCCCGCGGTGGGCGGACAGGTGCTGGGCCGCTTCGGCGCCACCTCGCTGTGGCTCGGCTGTCTCGTCGTGGGCGTGGCCGCGGCCGGCTGGCACCTGGCCATCGCCGGAGCGCGGCGCCGCCGCCTGGACACGCTGCGCACCCTGCGCCCCGAGGTGAGCGCCAGCGCGGACTGA
- a CDS encoding response regulator transcription factor yields MPRRPVIVLAEDDAALRETMTEALELEGYRILACENGFAALKAFFAEPCVDVLVLDWRLPDIEGGDLIRLLHVQRELAELPVVLTTGLDLELPGFEGAVCLLRKPFAPGELSRLLSRLTHPGRCECAPPHAARVA; encoded by the coding sequence ATGCCCCGCCGTCCCGTCATCGTACTGGCCGAGGATGATGCCGCCCTGCGCGAGACGATGACGGAGGCCCTCGAGCTGGAGGGCTACCGCATCCTCGCCTGTGAGAACGGCTTCGCCGCGCTGAAGGCCTTCTTCGCCGAGCCCTGCGTGGACGTGCTGGTGCTGGACTGGAGACTGCCCGACATCGAGGGCGGGGACCTCATCCGGCTGCTGCACGTGCAGCGTGAACTGGCGGAGCTTCCCGTCGTGCTGACCACCGGCCTGGACCTGGAGCTGCCTGGCTTCGAGGGCGCGGTGTGCCTGCTGCGCAAGCCCTTCGCCCCCGGCGAGCTGTCGCGCCTCCTCAGCCGCCTCACCCACCCGGGCCGCTGCGAATGCGCGCCGCCGCACGCCGCGCGCGTGGCCTGA
- a CDS encoding protein kinase domain-containing protein, whose protein sequence is MTARAPTSTWQPPTDFEEYHLLEPLGRGAMGEVFLARDTLLDRLVAVKFIAGLAPQEGQRERFRNEARAIARVQHPNVVGIYRVGEVLRRPYLVSEFVRGQSLDRLTLPLPWTRVLTLGIGLARGLAAAHRRGVVHRDLKPANAMLAEDGEIKLLDFGVAKLVDAAAGLSEPPGAPDVESPLRLPDSGDRDASTADLVRTGTPPPPAGAPPMPPAVAARTGLVGTPSYIAPETWRGAAASPRGDVYSFGVMLYELCTGTPPYRADSVQALREAVLQGPYRPLAQVAPQVDPAFAAIIDRCLSREPSARFASGDALREALEALRESTGDAAPSNEPPYPGLHPFSARNRATFSGRAADIRALLDRLRAEPLVLVAGDSGVGKSSLCRAGVLPRVAEGALGPGTWTTCELLPGRHPLAALAAALAPLTGGDESALLSELREAPAELGRRVRAGSDTRGVLVLVDQLEELLTLAPHEDAERFAVALESLTAGGPKLRVLATARGDFLARLASLPGLGEVLSGGGLYLLQRPTPEGLREAVVAPARGQGFTFESEELVETLVKAGGGDGGLPLLQFALAELWERRERERHVIPAAALRALGGVDGALARHADGVLSTLLPVERGAARRLLLRLVTAEGTRERRTRAELLGDAGREERPARAALEALVRGRLVVAREAAGEEAGAGTYALAHEALLVRWDTLRGWLAGDVEQRVLHQRLERARAEWQRLGRAEDLLWRGPQLAEAARLPTEALGDAERAFLRESRRQGIRRRIARVAAVLSLPLVAAAVYGGLQLQELRARERDIAQSVAVAERAMALAHAEQTRAETLRRQAFAAYDTGRKQEGEATWADALASLGTVERAHGEASTALDTALRRDFGHADVRRRFAAVLFERIELAEHLRRPALHAELLQRLASVDDTGEVQRRLQAPARLDLETTPTGATVRVERVLQEGGRQRWSHPEPLGTTPLRGAPLPPGSYRLTFHLPGRPPVLYPVLLEREEHHAARLALPAAVPEGFVYVPPGRFLYGSADEETIRRNLVRAQPLHTLATEGYLVGRTEVTHAEYLAFLRTLPPAERAERRPHASNYFGSIDVAEGADGRWEFRLERPGNSYRAREGEPVHYRERERRIVQDWLRFPVSGISWEDARAYVAWLDSTGRVRGARLCDEREWERAARGADGRNYPHGDRLEPDDANFDATYGRKSLAFGPDEVGSHPESDSPFGAADFTGNVWEWMRSATSADLPIYGGGGFYQDIFTARSLNHGDGEPRLRSPWTGLRLCAPAPPP, encoded by the coding sequence ATGACCGCCAGGGCCCCCACCTCCACGTGGCAGCCGCCCACCGACTTCGAGGAGTACCACCTCCTGGAGCCGCTGGGCCGGGGGGCCATGGGCGAGGTCTTCCTGGCGCGGGACACCCTGCTGGACCGGCTGGTCGCGGTGAAGTTCATCGCGGGACTGGCGCCCCAGGAAGGCCAGCGCGAGCGCTTCCGCAACGAGGCACGCGCCATCGCCCGGGTGCAGCACCCCAACGTGGTGGGCATCTACCGCGTGGGCGAGGTGCTGCGCCGTCCCTATCTCGTCTCCGAGTTCGTGCGGGGGCAGAGCCTCGACCGGCTCACGCTCCCGCTGCCGTGGACGCGCGTGCTCACGCTCGGCATCGGCCTGGCGCGGGGGCTCGCCGCGGCGCACCGGCGCGGTGTCGTGCACCGCGACCTCAAGCCCGCCAACGCCATGCTGGCGGAGGACGGCGAAATCAAGCTGCTCGACTTCGGGGTGGCGAAGCTCGTCGACGCGGCGGCGGGACTGTCCGAGCCACCGGGCGCCCCGGACGTGGAGTCCCCGCTCCGGCTTCCCGACTCAGGGGACCGGGACGCGAGCACCGCGGACCTCGTGCGGACCGGCACGCCTCCGCCGCCCGCCGGAGCACCGCCCATGCCACCAGCAGTCGCCGCCAGGACGGGGCTGGTGGGCACGCCGAGCTACATCGCACCGGAGACGTGGCGCGGCGCCGCCGCCTCCCCGCGCGGTGACGTCTACTCCTTCGGGGTGATGCTCTACGAGCTGTGCACCGGCACCCCACCGTACCGGGCGGACTCGGTCCAGGCCCTGCGCGAGGCGGTGCTCCAGGGGCCGTACCGTCCGCTCGCGCAGGTGGCGCCCCAGGTGGACCCGGCCTTCGCCGCCATCATCGACCGCTGCCTGTCACGCGAGCCGTCCGCGCGCTTCGCCTCGGGCGATGCGCTCCGCGAGGCGCTCGAGGCGCTGCGCGAGAGCACCGGTGACGCGGCGCCCTCCAACGAGCCGCCCTACCCCGGCCTCCACCCCTTCAGCGCCCGCAACCGCGCCACCTTCTCCGGCCGCGCCGCCGACATCCGCGCGCTGCTGGACCGGCTGCGCGCCGAGCCGCTGGTGCTGGTGGCGGGTGACTCCGGCGTGGGGAAGTCCTCACTGTGCCGCGCGGGCGTCCTGCCCCGCGTGGCCGAGGGCGCCCTGGGCCCGGGCACGTGGACGACGTGCGAGCTGCTCCCGGGGCGGCACCCGCTCGCGGCGCTCGCGGCGGCGCTGGCTCCACTCACGGGAGGAGACGAGAGCGCGCTGCTGTCCGAGCTGCGCGAGGCACCGGCGGAGCTGGGGCGCCGGGTGCGCGCGGGCAGTGACACGCGAGGCGTGCTCGTGCTCGTGGACCAACTGGAGGAGCTGCTCACCCTCGCCCCGCACGAGGACGCGGAGCGCTTCGCCGTCGCGCTGGAGTCGCTCACGGCGGGCGGGCCGAAGCTGCGGGTGCTGGCCACGGCGCGCGGCGACTTCCTCGCGCGGCTGGCCTCTCTGCCCGGCCTGGGGGAGGTGCTCTCGGGCGGTGGGCTGTACCTCCTGCAGCGGCCCACGCCGGAGGGACTGAGGGAGGCTGTCGTCGCGCCCGCGCGCGGCCAGGGCTTCACCTTCGAGTCGGAGGAGCTGGTTGAAACGCTGGTGAAGGCCGGTGGCGGCGACGGTGGACTGCCGCTGCTCCAGTTCGCCCTGGCGGAGCTGTGGGAGCGCAGAGAACGTGAGCGCCACGTGATTCCGGCGGCGGCGCTGCGGGCCCTGGGCGGAGTCGACGGCGCGCTGGCCCGCCATGCCGACGGCGTGCTGTCCACCCTGCTCCCGGTGGAGCGGGGTGCCGCGCGGCGCCTGCTGCTCCGGCTGGTGACGGCGGAGGGGACGCGCGAGCGGCGCACGCGGGCGGAGCTGCTGGGCGACGCGGGCCGCGAGGAGCGCCCTGCCCGCGCGGCCCTGGAGGCCCTGGTGCGAGGCCGGCTGGTGGTGGCCCGGGAGGCCGCGGGCGAGGAGGCGGGCGCGGGCACCTACGCGCTGGCGCACGAGGCGCTGCTGGTGCGCTGGGACACGCTGCGCGGCTGGCTCGCGGGAGACGTGGAGCAGCGCGTGCTGCACCAGCGGCTCGAGCGGGCCCGCGCGGAGTGGCAGCGGCTGGGGCGCGCGGAGGACCTGCTGTGGCGCGGCCCCCAGCTCGCGGAAGCCGCGCGCCTGCCCACGGAGGCGCTGGGAGATGCGGAGCGCGCGTTCCTCCGGGAGTCGCGCCGGCAGGGCATCCGGCGGCGCATCGCACGCGTTGCCGCGGTGCTGTCGCTGCCCCTCGTCGCGGCCGCCGTGTACGGGGGCCTCCAGCTCCAGGAACTGCGCGCACGGGAGCGGGACATCGCCCAGTCCGTGGCGGTGGCCGAGCGGGCGATGGCGCTCGCCCACGCGGAGCAGACGCGCGCGGAGACGCTGCGGCGCCAGGCCTTCGCGGCCTACGACACGGGCCGCAAGCAGGAAGGCGAGGCCACCTGGGCGGACGCGCTGGCGTCCCTCGGCACGGTGGAGCGCGCCCATGGCGAGGCGAGCACGGCGCTGGACACCGCGCTCCGGAGGGACTTCGGCCACGCGGACGTGCGCCGCCGCTTCGCCGCGGTGCTCTTCGAGCGAATCGAGCTCGCCGAGCACCTGCGCCGCCCCGCGCTGCATGCCGAATTGCTCCAGCGCCTCGCCAGCGTCGACGACACCGGAGAAGTCCAACGCCGCCTCCAGGCGCCGGCACGGCTGGACCTGGAGACCACCCCCACCGGCGCCACGGTGCGCGTCGAGCGCGTGCTGCAAGAGGGAGGCAGGCAGCGCTGGTCCCATCCCGAGCCGCTCGGCACGACACCGCTGCGGGGCGCCCCGCTGCCACCGGGCTCCTACCGCCTGACGTTCCACCTGCCCGGCCGCCCGCCCGTCCTCTACCCGGTGCTGCTGGAGCGCGAGGAGCACCACGCGGCCCGCCTCGCGCTGCCCGCCGCCGTCCCCGAGGGCTTCGTGTACGTGCCCCCGGGGCGCTTCCTCTACGGCAGCGCGGACGAGGAGACCATCCGCCGCAACCTGGTGCGGGCCCAGCCCCTCCACACCCTCGCGACAGAGGGCTACCTCGTCGGACGCACCGAGGTCACCCACGCGGAGTACCTCGCCTTCCTGCGCACGCTGCCGCCCGCGGAGCGCGCCGAGCGCCGTCCCCATGCGAGCAACTACTTCGGGAGCATCGACGTCGCGGAAGGAGCCGACGGCCGCTGGGAGTTCCGCCTGGAGCGGCCGGGCAACAGCTACCGCGCCCGGGAAGGCGAGCCCGTGCACTACCGCGAGCGGGAGCGCCGCATCGTCCAGGACTGGCTCCGCTTCCCCGTCTCCGGAATCTCGTGGGAGGACGCCCGCGCCTACGTCGCCTGGCTGGACTCGACGGGCCGTGTGCGCGGAGCCCGTCTCTGCGACGAGCGCGAGTGGGAGCGCGCCGCGCGCGGAGCGGATGGCCGCAACTATCCACACGGAGACCGGCTCGAGCCGGATGACGCCAACTTCGACGCGACCTACGGCCGCAAGTCCCTCGCCTTCGGCCCCGACGAGGTCGGCTCGCACCCCGAGTCCGACAGTCCCTTCGGGGCGGCGGACTTCACGGGCAACGTCTGGGAATGGATGCGCTCGGCGACCTCCGCCGACCTGCCCATCTACGGCGGGGGCGGCTTCTATCAAGACATCTTCACGGCCCGCAGCCTCAACCATGGAGACGGCGAGCCGCGCCTGCGCAGTCCATGGACGGGCCTGCGCCTCTGCGCCCCCGCTCCCCCGCCCTGA
- a CDS encoding DUF4202 family protein → MLRQLLLSDYGTEGPCAGNGWALVQAEFPTVVVAPLSAGRGMRVLRLDVSEWGSLDFDPITWDARVFGADEASEQLALHLEGARGEALVLAALEVLTRYQGLVGRRNEASAAPLFDRVLARHRALHDLARPLVRADYQHALDAWQWVLRLRPDANLAVQAAALFHDVERLVSEADRRVEHRAQDAQSLEDAPGAELARKVLKEVGTDVAICQRVKELVTQHERPGDDPDLALLNDADALSFFSLNASAFIRYFDAELSRHKVANTLARLRPEQRRRLGQMRFAPTVKNLLDVQLASASLYDDGPA, encoded by the coding sequence ATGCTCCGCCAGTTGCTGCTGTCCGACTACGGAACCGAGGGCCCCTGCGCGGGCAACGGCTGGGCCCTGGTGCAGGCGGAGTTCCCCACGGTGGTGGTGGCCCCGCTCTCCGCCGGCCGGGGCATGCGCGTGCTGCGCCTGGACGTGTCCGAGTGGGGCTCACTGGACTTCGACCCCATCACCTGGGACGCGCGCGTCTTCGGCGCCGACGAGGCCTCCGAGCAGCTCGCGCTTCACCTGGAGGGCGCGCGGGGCGAAGCGCTCGTCCTCGCCGCGCTCGAGGTCCTCACCCGCTACCAGGGCCTCGTGGGCCGCCGCAACGAGGCGTCCGCGGCCCCGCTCTTCGACCGGGTGCTGGCGCGCCACCGCGCGCTGCATGACCTGGCCCGTCCCCTGGTGCGCGCGGACTACCAGCACGCGCTGGACGCGTGGCAGTGGGTGCTGCGGCTGCGCCCGGACGCGAACCTCGCGGTGCAGGCCGCCGCCCTCTTCCACGACGTGGAGCGGCTGGTGTCCGAGGCGGACCGGCGCGTGGAGCACCGGGCCCAGGACGCCCAGTCCCTCGAGGACGCCCCCGGCGCGGAGCTGGCGCGCAAGGTGCTCAAGGAGGTGGGCACGGACGTGGCCATCTGCCAGCGCGTGAAGGAGCTGGTGACGCAGCACGAGCGCCCCGGAGACGACCCGGACCTCGCGCTGCTCAACGACGCGGACGCGCTGTCGTTCTTCTCCCTCAACGCCTCCGCCTTCATCCGCTACTTCGACGCGGAGCTCAGCCGGCACAAGGTGGCGAACACGCTCGCGCGCCTGCGCCCGGAGCAGCGGCGGCGGCTGGGGCAGATGCGCTTCGCCCCGACGGTGAAGAACCTCCTCGACGTGCAGCTCGCCTCCGCGTCGCTCTACGACGACGGACCGGCCTGA
- the traC gene encoding outer membrane exchange accessory lipoprotein TraC encodes MPTPARSPHSAPAASRWLGALALATLLALTGCSAFSRAVKEGDTASQQQKWAEAEAAYLRALAADPEASEVKVKLGKVRTAWSDVVLEEARSVHASGDLDGAMKRLVRALELNAENGPARELLGQTLDQRVAVGQTALKEERLKEARAEFDAVLAVAPDHAGAKRGVDGVQVAWAKRWFGTGDTLEKAGKLGNALVAYVRADQERVGATAARERAEAVRQKLRDEVAFLVVAAPVEDRAGAPDVVQRLSAGRLATMLPTQLPLRVVTEAPEGREGVRLDLSLERVLPLKVTEDSQRTQRYLAGNRSVPNPRRAGFEGKLLQSERTLEETDRKQAAALREYLRMQAELLTVREGAERCRDRERRECREALQECGEAAREAKEPGQLPGDCNPARCASGVCAQEEQLLVQKATAVKEKEKALEAALDKSETQRIDVQRNRDTAFREPVTVEEPMYSDFVYDVQLHRLTVTASVTAVMKDLIKDAGVVAPQTQDYAVAHEDVAHKGYDRYGVLADPVQLRNELELRVEVGDKAVADVARRVKERFDTYRGKRVEDARRGMVRPGAEDVVETAVRALLLTADAPPPDILQPLGRARGLNRPEALLGL; translated from the coding sequence GTGCCTACCCCCGCCCGAAGTCCCCACTCCGCTCCCGCCGCTTCCCGCTGGCTGGGAGCCCTGGCCCTGGCCACGCTGCTCGCCCTCACGGGTTGCTCCGCCTTCTCCCGCGCGGTGAAGGAGGGCGACACCGCCAGCCAGCAGCAGAAGTGGGCGGAGGCCGAGGCCGCCTACCTGCGCGCGCTCGCCGCGGACCCCGAGGCGTCCGAGGTGAAGGTGAAGCTGGGCAAGGTGCGCACGGCCTGGAGCGACGTGGTGCTGGAGGAGGCCCGGAGCGTCCACGCCAGCGGTGACCTCGACGGCGCCATGAAGCGACTGGTGCGCGCGCTGGAGCTCAACGCGGAGAACGGGCCCGCGCGCGAGCTGCTGGGCCAGACGCTGGACCAGCGCGTGGCGGTGGGCCAGACGGCGCTGAAGGAGGAGCGGCTGAAGGAGGCGCGCGCCGAGTTCGACGCGGTGCTGGCCGTGGCCCCGGACCACGCGGGCGCGAAGCGGGGCGTGGACGGCGTGCAGGTGGCGTGGGCGAAGCGCTGGTTCGGCACCGGCGACACCCTGGAGAAGGCGGGCAAGCTGGGCAACGCGCTGGTGGCGTACGTGCGCGCGGACCAGGAGCGCGTGGGCGCCACCGCCGCTCGCGAGCGGGCCGAGGCGGTGCGGCAGAAGCTGCGCGACGAGGTGGCCTTCCTCGTGGTGGCCGCGCCCGTGGAGGACCGCGCCGGAGCGCCGGACGTGGTGCAGCGCCTGTCGGCCGGCCGGCTGGCGACGATGCTGCCCACGCAGCTCCCCCTGCGCGTGGTGACGGAAGCCCCCGAGGGCCGCGAGGGCGTGCGGTTGGATTTGTCGCTGGAGCGCGTGCTGCCGCTGAAGGTGACGGAGGACTCGCAGCGCACGCAGCGCTACCTCGCGGGCAACCGCTCCGTGCCCAACCCGCGCCGCGCGGGCTTCGAGGGCAAGCTGCTCCAGTCCGAGCGCACCCTGGAGGAGACCGACCGCAAGCAGGCGGCGGCGCTGCGCGAGTACCTGCGCATGCAGGCCGAGCTGCTCACCGTGCGCGAGGGCGCCGAGCGCTGCCGGGACCGCGAGCGCCGCGAGTGCCGCGAGGCCCTGCAGGAGTGCGGCGAGGCGGCCCGCGAGGCGAAGGAGCCGGGACAGCTCCCGGGCGACTGCAACCCCGCCCGCTGCGCCAGCGGCGTGTGCGCGCAGGAGGAGCAACTGCTCGTGCAGAAGGCCACCGCGGTGAAGGAGAAGGAGAAGGCGCTGGAGGCGGCGCTGGACAAGTCGGAGACGCAGCGCATCGACGTGCAGCGCAACCGCGACACCGCCTTCCGCGAGCCCGTCACCGTGGAGGAGCCCATGTACTCGGACTTCGTCTACGACGTGCAGTTGCACCGGCTCACCGTCACCGCCTCCGTCACCGCGGTGATGAAGGACCTCATCAAGGACGCGGGCGTGGTGGCCCCCCAGACGCAGGACTACGCGGTGGCGCACGAGGACGTGGCGCACAAGGGCTATGACCGCTACGGCGTGCTCGCGGACCCGGTGCAGCTGCGCAACGAGCTGGAGCTGCGCGTGGAGGTGGGCGACAAGGCCGTGGCCGACGTGGCCCGCCGGGTGAAGGAGCGCTTCGACACCTACCGCGGCAAGCGCGTGGAGGACGCGCGCCGGGGCATGGTGCGCCCGGGCGCCGAGGACGTGGTGGAGACGGCCGTGCGGGCGCTGCTGCTCACCGCGGACGCGCCCCCGCCGGACATCCTCCAGCCGCTCGGCCGCGCGCGCGGTCTCAACCGCCCCGAGGCCCTCCTCGGCCTGTAG